The following nucleotide sequence is from Candidatus Kaelpia aquatica.
ATTGATAAAGTTATCGTTGTCGATCAGTCGCCCATAGGGCGTACGCCCCGTTCTAATCCGGCAACCTACACAGGGTTATTTGCTCCGATAAGAGAGTTCTTTGCTCTCTTGCCAGAATCAAAGATCAGAGGCTATAAGCCGGGCAGATTTAGTTTTAATGTTAAAGGCGGCCGCTGCGAAGCTTGCAGGGGAGATGGCGTAAAAAAAATAGAGATGCATTTTTTACCAGAGATATATGTTCCTTGCGGCCTATGTAAGGGCAGTAGATATAATGAACAGACTCTGGATGTAAAATATAAAGGAAAGAATATTGCAGAGATATTAGATTTAACCGTTGAAGAGGCTATAGAGCTCTTTAAAGATATTCCTAAAGTGTATTTGAAATTAAATCTCTTAAAAGATGTCGGCCTTGGCTATATTCATCTTGGTCAACCCGCTACTACATTATCTGGAGGAGAAGCACAAAGGATAAAATTAAGCACAGAGCTCTCTAAGCGCGGAACTGGCAAAACGCTCTATATTCTGGATGAGCCTACTACGGGCTTGCATTTCTCTGATATTGAAAAACTTTTAACTGTGTTACAGAGATTGGTTGATAAGGGTAATACAGTGCTCGTAATAGAACACAATTTAGATGTGATAAAATCTGCAGATTATATTATTGACCTAGGTCCGGGAGGAGGAGATGATGGAGGCAATGTTATTACAACAGGAAGCCCGGAAGAGGTTGCAAAATGCGGAAGATCCCGAACAGGATTATTTTTAAAAGAGATATTGAGAAGATAAATTCGGGATGTTATGATAAGCCGTAAGAGTTGTTTTAGCTATTAATTTATAAAATGAAAAAAATACTCTATTCTCTAGTCCTTGTTTTTATTATATCCTCTTTTTGGTCTTTTGCTTTTGCAGGAGAGGGAGAGGACTATTCTGCCATTAAGCAGAGTTTTAGCGATAACTTCTACAGTCTCACTTTAAACGGTTGTAATGCTTTTTTAAAAAAATATCCCAATTCCGATTTTAAGGAAGATATCTCTTTAATCAAGGGTTTAGCCTTGTTCTATCTTAAAGAGTATTCTCAGGCCGTTGTAATCTTTGAAGCTATTTTAGATTCAAAAGATGTTAGGATAAGGCAGGAGGCTATCTTCTATCTTGGTAAACTCTATGCTTTAAGTATGGAGCATGATAAGGCTGTGAAGCTTTTGACTCAGCTTTTTGAATTAGATGAAGATATTGCTTTGAGCGGTTTAGCCGGCCATGAACTAGGGTTGATTTACTTTAATAAAAGGGACTATAGTAAGGCTGTTGAGTACTGGGAAGAGGTTTTGAAAAGACTGGTTATACCTGAAGATATAAAAGCAGAGCTGGTCCATAATTTAGTTCAAGCATACATTAAGACTGAAGACCTAGATAAAGCTAAAACAGCTATTGAAGATAGTATAGATAGAAATACGGCGGAGTATCATTTTTTGAAAGGCAAGGTAGGCTATTTGAGCAAAGAGTACTTATCTAGCCTCGATAAATTTGATCAAATTGTTCAATCTGATTTTTCTCCTTTTTGGACTCAGAAAGCAGAGCTATCTAAAGTGTGGATCTATATAGATACTGAGCGCTACAGAGAAGCCGAAGAGATTATTTTTTCACTAGAAGACGTAATTTTAAAAGATCTTGAGGACGAGTTGTTTTATTTGAAACCGTTTATATTTTATAAAAAGTCTGAGTTTAGTCCGGCAATAAGAAATTACCAGCGTTTTATCTATAAGTATAAAGATTCTGATTGGCATCAAAGAGCTTTTTTAGAGCTGGTTGATTGTTACTATAATATCAATAAGCTTTTACAAGCAGAGAAGATGGCCTTGCAATTCTTAGCTAAAGAACTCTCTTCTGGTTCTACTGATCGGATGCGTCATATGTTAGGCTGGGTCTATTATAAAAAAGGCGATTTAGAAAAAGCAGTTCTAGAGTTTGAGGCAGTAGCCAATAACAGTAAAGATATAGACTTAAAAATAAATTCTTTATGCAGGGTAGGAGATCTTTTAGCAGAGATGGGTAGGGTTGAAGAAGCAATGGATAAATATAATCTGATTTTAAAGGAGTATTCGGATTCACTCTATGCAGAATATGCACAGTATCAACTAGGCATATATTTGTTTCAGCAAGGAGATTACGCGGGCGCTATTCTAGCCTTCCGTGTTGCTATAGAGAATTTCCCCAAGTCATTATTGCTTGATAAAGTACACTTCTATCTTGCAGGGGCCTATTTTAAACAGGGTGATTATGAAATGGCTTTAACTGAGGTTGAAACTTTTCTTAGTTCTCAATCTGAAGAAGACTTCAAAAAGAGAGCCTCTATTCAAAAAGCAGCCTTACTTTATAATCTTGGGAACTATAGAGAAGCTGAAGAGTTTATCAAGAGCAGTGAGATGTTGGCCCTTGATCCCTACGCCCATTTCGTTTTAGCTAAAATATATTTAAAAGATAAAAGATTTCAGGATGCAGATAGAGAATACGATTGGCTGAAAGAGAATTTAGACGATCCGGATATGCTTGCATACTTCTATTTTTATAGAGCCGAATTAGATTTCTATCTTAAAGAATGGGACAGAGCCTGTGCTAATTTCCAAAATGCTTATCAGATAGCCAAAAAAGATCATCTCAAAGAACAATCTTTGTATTGGCAGGGTTGGTGCCATTACAATAAAAATGATCTAAAGAAAGCTTTTGACATGTTTGATATTTTAAAAGACTCAAAAACTCTTTCTCAAGAGGCAAGATATAATATAGCTTTGATCTTCAACGCGCAAGGCAGAGCTGAGCAGGCTATAAAGATTTTAGAGGTTATAGTTAGCCAAAAAGAGCGTTTTAGCAGGCTTGCAGCGCTAAAGCTTGGCGATATTTATAAAGAGAGAAATGATCGCCAAAGAGCACTGGAGCAATATCGCAGCCTGGAGGTCTCTCCTTACGATATAATTGCTGCCGAAGCCAGTTTTAATATCGGGGAAATTTATGAAGTTGAGAATAAGGTTGAGGAGGCTATCCTGCAGTATTTAAGCCTCTCTGCCTTGTATAATGTAGATCTATCTTTTGTGAATAAAGCGAGGGTTCGGTGCGCTAGGTTGTTGGAAAAAGAGGCCAGATATGAGGAGGCAGAAAAAATTTATAGAGAGATAGCCCTTACATCTTCTGAAGAAGCTATATATGCTAAGGCAAGGTTAAAAAAAATAGAAGAATTAAAATAAAGGAGGCAGTATATGTGGAGCATGATTAGAGAAGGCGGACCGTTAATGTATCTTATACTCTTATGTTCTGTTGTTGCATTCGCGGTGATTATCGAGAGAATTATAACTCTAAGCAGAGCTAAAATAGATGTCTCTGCCTTTATGGATAATATTCTTGATGCTGTTAGGAGAAATAGAATTATGGCTGCAATAGAGATGTGCGATAGAACCTTTTCTCCTGTTGCAAGTATTATAAAAGCAGGACTGCTTAAGCAGTCTGCAAGTAGGCAGGAGATCAAAGAAGCTATGGAAGAAGCTGCCTTAGTTGAGGTTCCAAAGCTCGAAAAGAATCTCAATATCCTTGCAACTTTAGCTCATGTAACTCCGCTGATAGGTCTTTTGGGTACTGTTACGGGTATGATCCAGGCATTTCAAGTCATTCAAGAGAAAGCCGGCGCATTGAGCCCTGTTAGTCCGGGAGATTTGGCCGGAGGTATTTGGGAGGCTCTAACTACTACAGTAGGAGGTCTCTCTGTAGCTATTCCTACTCTTGTAGCTTATAACTTTTTGGTTACAAAAGTAGATGGTTTTGTTATCAATATGGAGAGAGCTTCAACAGAGCTGGTGCAGGTCGTGAAAGGAGAGAAGTAATGAGACCTAAGGCTGGAAATTTTAGATCCGGCGGATTTAATATTCCCCGTAAAACCTGCTTGCTAAAAGGAGATATAGATATTACGCCTCTCATTGATTGTGTATTCCTTCTGCTTATATTCTTCATGCTTTCATCTTCTTTTGTTAAACCTGCGGGTATAATTGTTAATCTTCCTAAAACTGCAACAGCAGAGGTTTTAAGAGAAGAGAAGTTTGTTATAGTTATAACAAGCGATAACATAATACGCCTGGAAGAAGAAGTGGTTACCATAGACGACTTAAAAGAGGTTTTGGCTCAGAGAAAACAGAAGATAGATTCTTTGCTCATTAAAGCTGATGAAGAGTCTTCTTTGGGTAAGATTATTGAAGTTTGGGATATGTGTAGGGAGCTTGGAATTGAGAAATTGAATATTGCAACTTTACAGACAAGGATAGATTGAAAGTCTCTGTCTTAGCTATTATTCTCTCCTTTCTTTGGCATAGCATCTTTATTTTTTTAATTCAACCAGATTTTCTTAAGATAGATGCTGACTTTGGTATTCCCAGGATAAAATTCTGGGGAGAGGTTTTTCAAAACATTCGACCATATTCCAATATACAGACAGCAGATAGAGAAGAGATATTTTTCTTAGAAGAGCTATTTAGCTCAGAAATTGACCCAGAAATATTTTCCAAGAAGCCCCGCAGTGTTTCTTATCAGCCATTGCTTTCGGTAAAGAGTGAACCAAATTTGCAGGATAGAGGTTTAAATAGGCAAGATGTGAAGGAGTATGTTGTAGTTTCATCCAGCCTGGGAGCTCAGGGATTGAGCTATGCTGTTGAAATCGATGATAATTCACAGCCCATTATGGTAATAGCAAATACAATGAGCGGTGATTTTATTCAGGATTCTGAAAATTGGATCAAAATGAAAACGGGATTCTTTTATTCTCCGACTAAGCGAGAGATTCTGTTTTCCAGAGAGAGACTATGAGCCTTCAATTAGAATGGATAATATTCTCATTCTTGTTCTTACCCCTTGCAGTTATTATTCTACTTTGGCTGCTTTCATATAGAGAGAAAAAAAGTAGAAGCCAATTTAGGAAAGATAATATTTTGGAGTGTGAGATATGCTATGGTGTCTATAAGGCAGACAGCAAAGACGAGATTAGCAAATGTCCTTTTTGCGGCAGCTATAATAAAAGAGAGCCGGATACTTTTTAGTTTATTTTTTTACCTTTTTAAGATAAAATTAATTTAACAAGGAGAAATATATGATTACCGAAGTCGGAATAGTGGCTGGAGAGATTTGGAACTATCTTGATAAAAACGGTAAGGTTTCTCTTAGAAAGCTCACTTCAAACATAGAGAAGCCCAAAGATGTAATTCTTATGAGCTTGGGCTGGCTGGCCAGAGAGGGCCATGTTGTTTTAGAAGGGAATAAAGACTATAAGATAAGTCTGAGGGAATAAGGTTCTTCTTACTCTCCATCATCCAATCTGTTTGTTTAAAATATTTTTGTAGAGATGCTATATTATAATAAAAATAATTTCTTGACAATAGAGTTAAAACAAGTTAAAAAGAAGATAGTACATATGGGTTAGGTATTATAGGAGTAAATTGAGTTAAGAAGAAACGAATATTATGGGTAAGTTAATGGATGTTAGTGAACTGGCTGATTATCTTAAGCTCGAGAAGCAGACTATATACAATTGGTTGCATAAAAAGAAAATATCAGGTATTAAAGTTGGCAGGGTTTGGAGATTTGACAAGAGCAGCGTTGATGAGTGGTTGAATTCACGCACAGTCCCAGCTAATCCTGGAGAAGATAAAAATACAAAAACACTTTTTGATAAGTAGTTACATAGTTTTTGAATAGGTGGTTAACGAAAATATATGTTAATCTAATAAAATATTATGGTAAAAGTAACTACAACAATAGAGATCAAGAGAGATATTCTGCGGATTACGCAACTTAAAAAAGGTTTAAAAGATATCTCGCTTCTTGGATATGTAGAAGAGAAGCTCCCTTTTGTTCCTGCTTTGGACCTGAATGAGAATGTAGAGTTAGTAATTGCAAAGCTTAGGGCTCTCTTTCAGAAACTCCCCTCCCGGGCTAAGAGCTCGATATTCATCATTCCAACATCTGAGGTGATGCTTAGATTTTTCGACCTCCCTTATTTAGGTAAGAAAGAGAGGGTGGAGGCCATAAAATACGAAGCGCAGAAGTATATCCCTTTTGCCATAGATGATATTGCCAGTGATTTTTATATCCCTTATGAGGTTAAGAATAAAGAGATGCGTGTTGTCTATATGGCTGTAAAACACGAAGCCCTTGATAGGTATGTCCGCATAGCCTCTAAGTTGGGTATAAATATTTCTGCTATTGAACCCTATCCTTTTAGCGTACTGAGAGCGCTGTTTACTTCAGGAGATTTAAAAGCAAAAGACTTTGTATTGGTTTTAGATTTAGACTATGCGGGTTCAACCATACTTGTTACTCAAGGACTCAATCTTTATATTGCCAGAGATTTTATTGTTTCAACTGTCTCAGAGATAACCTCAGCACAGGTTATGAACAAAATAGTGTTTGAGATCAACCGCACAATTGACTATATGATTAAGGAGTTTCCCCAGCAGTCGATACAAGAAGTGATATTAACTGGTGAGGTTGCCAATGAAGAAGTCCGCGAGAGTCTAATGAGTGCTCTCAATGTCAATGTTAAACTTGCGTCCCTTGAAAACAAAGTGGCGGTTGCCAAGAAAGATATTGTTAGAAAACATCTTGGTATTATTGGGGCAGGTTTGAGAAGCCTTATAGGTTATGATATCGATTTGGATTTTTTTTCGGATTATAGAGGCGTGGGAAAGCAGGGAAAAGGTTTCAGAATTAAAGACCTGGTTCCTAAAGAGCTTATTCGTGATCTAATTTTAATGTTTCTGGGTCTTGCTATGAGCGGATTCTATCTTAAATATCAAATGCAGTCCGTGGAAGAGATAGGACAGAGCGTAAGTATACCAGTTGGCCTAGAACGTATGAGTCATAATAAACTAAAAAAAGATATAGAAGAATTAAAAGAAAAAAAGACTTTTCTAAAAAATATTTTATCTCAAAAAATACAGTTTTCAGAAATCTTTGATTTTATACCTGCCAATCTAACAGCAGGTATCTGGCTGGATAGTTTAGAAATTAAGAACGCAGATAGAGCTGGCTCTATGGAGTTGTTATTATCGGGTTATGGTTATGACACGGGGGATAAAGGTGTGGATTTGATATACAATTTATTAGATAAGATGAATAGCTCTAAAGAGTCTAAAAAATTATTTAAAGATATTAAGGTTGTTGATGTAGGTAAAACATCATTAGAGGGTTTTAATGTTATTGAATTCTCTCTCAAGGCGGTTATGAGATGAATACAAATCTATTGTATAGAAAAATTAATTTTATAGTGTTTGTAGTGTTGTTAATTGTGTTTTTGGGCGGTTTTTATAATATCAGCGTTAAACAAAATTTGGCTTCGATGAATGAGATTGTTGACCAGATTACAGTAAAACAGCAACTGCTATCGGTGTATTCAGAAAAGATTAAATTGGAAGGAGAGTTAGTATCTTTAAATACTGTCTTTCCTCAAAATACTGACTCGCGTTGGTTGATGGTCATTCTTAATGATATGGCAAAGAAGGAAAGAGTTGAAATAGTCACGGTTCGTCCCATGTCTGTCGTTGGCGCTACCTTTCATGATAAGATAAAGGTCTCTGTGCACCTAGAGGGCTCTTATCATCAGCTAGGTAGAATGATGGCAGCTATAGACAATACTGCTAAATATATTCAAGTAGAGGAATTGAAAGCTTACCCTGTAAAGCAGGGAAGTTCTAGTAAAAAAATGCCTCAAACAGCAGATGGTAGCGCTAGGCTTAACTGGCAGATGATTATAGGGAGCGTTGTGCCTAAAATATGAAAATTTTAATGATCATTATAGCTGTAATTTTATTGGTTTCTATCCAAGTCTATGCTTCTGAAATAGAATACAGCGGTGGTAATTTTAGAGATCCATTCAAATCTTATCTCCCGGAATCTAATCTTTTACGGCCTACTTCTAGCACTGTAAAAGGACTGTCTCAGCTGCAGCTTAGCGGTATTATGTGGGGAGAGGGTATGCCTTTGGCTATAATAAATGGCAAGGTATATAAAATAGGAGATGCTATTCTAGGTACAAAGATTATAGAGATCAACAAACAAGGTGTTTTATTGAAATATCGAGAAGAGAGCTTTATCTTAAAACCTAAATAGGAGGTATATTATGAAATTTTATCGAAATATTGTATTAATTTTTGCAATATTAATTATGGTTTCATCTTCTCTGTTTGCCCAAGAGAAGATTGATTCGCTAGGTAAAACAATATCTTTAGATTTTAAAGATGCAAGTCTTAAAGATATATTAAAAGTGTTTTCAATGCAGTCAGGTCTCAACTTTGTTGCCAGCGACAGGATCGAAGATAAAAAGCTTACGCTCTACATGGAGAATGTTCCAGTGGACAAAGCGCTTGATACTATATTAAAAGCCAACAGCCTTACTTACTTTCAGCCTCCCGACAGCAATATATTTGTTGTAAAGAAGCTGAATGTTCCTGCAGTAGAGACTATGACTCGAATTTATAGGTTAAATTATGCTGATCCTGCAGAGATAAAGGGGTTGTTTGAGGGTATGAGCGTTGCTGGGCAGGTTCAAGAGACGACTGCAGAGGGAAATGTAGTTACAAGCTCTTTCTTGCAAGGCATTCTTTCTGAGTATGGGAAGATTGCATCTGATAAAAGAACTAACAGCTTAATAGTGACCGATATTCCTTCCCGTTTTCCGATGATAGAAGATGCAATAACTCAATTAGATCAGCCTACACCTCAAGTTATGATAGAGGCAGAAATATTAGAGGTCTCAACAGATTATATGGAGGAGATAGGCATCTATTTTGAAGATAGCGGTATGATTCAAATTACTGGGTCTGAACTAGCAACAAGATTTCCATTTAATACAAAAGGCCGTTTCAGTGGTTTAACAGATTCTACTTCTGGTTACGGTACTATATCAGCCGTTGGGTTTGATCCTTTACTGAATTTACTTAAACAAAATCAAAAAACGAAAGTACTTGCCAGGCCTAAGATTTTAACTTTGAGCAATCAGACTGCAGAGATAAAGATTACTGCAGATACAGCTATTGGTACAAGCACTACAGATACTGACAGCAGTGATTATACGGAAGCAGAAAGAATGGAGACAGGTGTAAAGCTTATAGTTACTCCTATTGTAAATAAAGATAGCTTTGTTACTATTGATATTGTTTCAGAAGTGGTAGATCCAAAACAATCAGCGTTTTTTGATGATTATGTGGATCCCCATACACGCTCAGCCAAAGCTACGATAAGAATAAAAGACGGAGATACTCTTATCATGGGAGGTTTAATCAAAAGAGATGAAGATATGACAGTTCGTAAAGTTCCTTTTTTTGGTGACATCCCTATTATAGGCAAAGTTTTTCGTCACACTTATAAGTTAAATGAGAGTAAGGAACTCATAATATTTATTACTCCACATATTATAAAGGACTCTTATTATAGTATGACCCAGGCTTCAGATTCTATAGAGAGAGAATTTTCTGTAGACAATAGTGCTAGCAAAGAAGAGGTTGTTGAACAGACACTACAGGAGTTTAATTAATGGCGATAAGAGAGAAAGTTGGTGAGATCCTGATCAAAGAGGGCTTAATTACAGAGGAAGACTTTAGTCAGGCCATGGAGCATCAGAGGAAGAATGGTGGCAAGCTAGGCGATGTTCTAATGGCAATGGGCTTTGTTACCGAGAAAGAGATAGCGGCAGCCTTAGGTAAGCAGCTTGGCATATCTTATATAAGTATAGCCAGCGGTAATCTACGTCCTGCTCATGATCAAGGCTTAGAAGCCTTGATATCTGAAGAGGTAGCAAGAAAATATCTAGTATTGCCGATATCAAGAACATTTAACTCTCTCACTATTGCAGTAGTTGACCCTCTTGATTTTATAACAATAGATAATTTAGGAAAGATCACAGGCTGTGATATCAACTCTGTTATTACAACAAAAGCCGAAATCGTACAAGCAATCGATGAGTTTTATGGGCCACACGATGTTTTTAAAGAGGCTATAGAAAGCTCATATGAGAAAAAAGCAAATAGCGTTACGCTTAATTTAGAAGATACTTCCGAAGATGATACAGCAAGCCTAGATCGCCTTATTGCAAAAGCAGAAGAGGCTCCGGTTGTTAAGTTAGTTGATCTAGTTATAAGGCAGGCTATAGACGAGGGTGCCAGCGATATACATATAGAGTCTCTAGATAAGAAGATGAGGTTACGCTATAGGGTCGATGGAATTCTTCAAGAGAAACCCCCTCCAGCACCGCATTTAAAACTTGCAATAGTATCACGCATAAAGATACTTTCTAAACTCGATATAGCCGAGAAAAGGCTTCCCCAGGACGGTAGCTTTGTATTGAAACTCGAGAATAAACTTGTTGATTTTAGAGTCTCTGTTGTTCCAACTATCTATGGCGAAAAGGTTGTTATAAGAATATTGGATAGGTCTCAATTGCCGCTTGATTTAGCACAGCTTGGCTTGAGCACTAATCAGCTTGAAATTTTTAGAGAGGCTATTAATCAACCCTACGGGGCCATATTCCTTACTGGTCCTACAGGAAGCGGAAAAACAACAACACTCTATGCAGCGTTAGAGGAGATAAATAGTCCGGATAAGAATATTACAACTATTGAGGACCCTGTTGAATATCGGCTTGATGGTATAAATCAAGTCCAGGTTAAGTCTCAGATAGGATTGACTTTTGCCAATGCGCTAAGATCTTTTTTAAGACAGGACCCGGATATTATTCTAGTTGGTGAAGTCAGAGATTTAGAGACTGCAGAGATATGCGTAAGAGCAGCATTAACAGGTCATTTAGTGCTGTCTACTTTACATACAAATGATGCTGCATCTGCAATTACACGTTTAATGGATATCGGTGTTGAGCCTTACCTTTTAACACCCTCTCTGTTTTTGGTTGCAGCTCAGAGATTAGTTAGAAAACTTTGCTCTAACTGTAAAGAGGCATATGAGCCTACAGCGGATATATCGAAGCGTCTTAAAGTTAATAAAGATTTGATATTTAGAGCCAAGGGTTGTGATAAATGTAGATGGACAGGCTATATTGGAAGAGCAGCTATATATGAATTAATACCGATAGATTCCGATATACGCGATATGATTGCCAGGCGGGCCGATGCTCAAGAGATAAAAAATTTAACTGCTGAGAAAGGCTTCTTAAACCTCTGGGACAGCGGTATCTCTAAAGTTGAAGAGGGTATCACAAGTATAGAGGAAGTTTTAAGAATAACGCTCATAAAAGAAGGCTAATCTAAATGGCGACTTATATCTATAGATGTAGAAC
It contains:
- a CDS encoding MotA/TolQ/ExbB proton channel family protein translates to MIREGGPLMYLILLCSVVAFAVIIERIITLSRAKIDVSAFMDNILDAVRRNRIMAAIEMCDRTFSPVASIIKAGLLKQSASRQEIKEAMEEAALVEVPKLEKNLNILATLAHVTPLIGLLGTVTGMIQAFQVIQEKAGALSPVSPGDLAGGIWEALTTTVGGLSVAIPTLVAYNFLVTKVDGFVINMERASTELVQVVKGEK
- a CDS encoding winged helix-turn-helix domain-containing protein is translated as MITEVGIVAGEIWNYLDKNGKVSLRKLTSNIEKPKDVILMSLGWLAREGHVVLEGNKDYKISLRE
- a CDS encoding helix-turn-helix domain-containing protein, which codes for MGKLMDVSELADYLKLEKQTIYNWLHKKKISGIKVGRVWRFDKSSVDEWLNSRTVPANPGEDKNTKTLFDK
- a CDS encoding ATPase, T2SS/T4P/T4SS family, coding for MAIREKVGEILIKEGLITEEDFSQAMEHQRKNGGKLGDVLMAMGFVTEKEIAAALGKQLGISYISIASGNLRPAHDQGLEALISEEVARKYLVLPISRTFNSLTIAVVDPLDFITIDNLGKITGCDINSVITTKAEIVQAIDEFYGPHDVFKEAIESSYEKKANSVTLNLEDTSEDDTASLDRLIAKAEEAPVVKLVDLVIRQAIDEGASDIHIESLDKKMRLRYRVDGILQEKPPPAPHLKLAIVSRIKILSKLDIAEKRLPQDGSFVLKLENKLVDFRVSVVPTIYGEKVVIRILDRSQLPLDLAQLGLSTNQLEIFREAINQPYGAIFLTGPTGSGKTTTLYAALEEINSPDKNITTIEDPVEYRLDGINQVQVKSQIGLTFANALRSFLRQDPDIILVGEVRDLETAEICVRAALTGHLVLSTLHTNDAASAITRLMDIGVEPYLLTPSLFLVAAQRLVRKLCSNCKEAYEPTADISKRLKVNKDLIFRAKGCDKCRWTGYIGRAAIYELIPIDSDIRDMIARRADAQEIKNLTAEKGFLNLWDSGISKVEEGITSIEEVLRITLIKEG
- a CDS encoding tetratricopeptide repeat protein, with protein sequence MKKILYSLVLVFIISSFWSFAFAGEGEDYSAIKQSFSDNFYSLTLNGCNAFLKKYPNSDFKEDISLIKGLALFYLKEYSQAVVIFEAILDSKDVRIRQEAIFYLGKLYALSMEHDKAVKLLTQLFELDEDIALSGLAGHELGLIYFNKRDYSKAVEYWEEVLKRLVIPEDIKAELVHNLVQAYIKTEDLDKAKTAIEDSIDRNTAEYHFLKGKVGYLSKEYLSSLDKFDQIVQSDFSPFWTQKAELSKVWIYIDTERYREAEEIIFSLEDVILKDLEDELFYLKPFIFYKKSEFSPAIRNYQRFIYKYKDSDWHQRAFLELVDCYYNINKLLQAEKMALQFLAKELSSGSTDRMRHMLGWVYYKKGDLEKAVLEFEAVANNSKDIDLKINSLCRVGDLLAEMGRVEEAMDKYNLILKEYSDSLYAEYAQYQLGIYLFQQGDYAGAILAFRVAIENFPKSLLLDKVHFYLAGAYFKQGDYEMALTEVETFLSSQSEEDFKKRASIQKAALLYNLGNYREAEEFIKSSEMLALDPYAHFVLAKIYLKDKRFQDADREYDWLKENLDDPDMLAYFYFYRAELDFYLKEWDRACANFQNAYQIAKKDHLKEQSLYWQGWCHYNKNDLKKAFDMFDILKDSKTLSQEARYNIALIFNAQGRAEQAIKILEVIVSQKERFSRLAALKLGDIYKERNDRQRALEQYRSLEVSPYDIIAAEASFNIGEIYEVENKVEEAILQYLSLSALYNVDLSFVNKARVRCARLLEKEARYEEAEKIYREIALTSSEEAIYAKARLKKIEELK
- a CDS encoding biopolymer transporter ExbD, coding for MRPKAGNFRSGGFNIPRKTCLLKGDIDITPLIDCVFLLLIFFMLSSSFVKPAGIIVNLPKTATAEVLREEKFVIVITSDNIIRLEEEVVTIDDLKEVLAQRKQKIDSLLIKADEESSLGKIIEVWDMCRELGIEKLNIATLQTRID
- the pilM gene encoding pilus assembly protein PilM, translated to MVKVTTTIEIKRDILRITQLKKGLKDISLLGYVEEKLPFVPALDLNENVELVIAKLRALFQKLPSRAKSSIFIIPTSEVMLRFFDLPYLGKKERVEAIKYEAQKYIPFAIDDIASDFYIPYEVKNKEMRVVYMAVKHEALDRYVRIASKLGINISAIEPYPFSVLRALFTSGDLKAKDFVLVLDLDYAGSTILVTQGLNLYIARDFIVSTVSEITSAQVMNKIVFEINRTIDYMIKEFPQQSIQEVILTGEVANEEVRESLMSALNVNVKLASLENKVAVAKKDIVRKHLGIIGAGLRSLIGYDIDLDFFSDYRGVGKQGKGFRIKDLVPKELIRDLILMFLGLAMSGFYLKYQMQSVEEIGQSVSIPVGLERMSHNKLKKDIEELKEKKTFLKNILSQKIQFSEIFDFIPANLTAGIWLDSLEIKNADRAGSMELLLSGYGYDTGDKGVDLIYNLLDKMNSSKESKKLFKDIKVVDVGKTSLEGFNVIEFSLKAVMR
- the pilO gene encoding type 4a pilus biogenesis protein PilO, producing the protein MNTNLLYRKINFIVFVVLLIVFLGGFYNISVKQNLASMNEIVDQITVKQQLLSVYSEKIKLEGELVSLNTVFPQNTDSRWLMVILNDMAKKERVEIVTVRPMSVVGATFHDKIKVSVHLEGSYHQLGRMMAAIDNTAKYIQVEELKAYPVKQGSSSKKMPQTADGSARLNWQMIIGSVVPKI
- a CDS encoding secretin N-terminal domain-containing protein, translating into MKFYRNIVLIFAILIMVSSSLFAQEKIDSLGKTISLDFKDASLKDILKVFSMQSGLNFVASDRIEDKKLTLYMENVPVDKALDTILKANSLTYFQPPDSNIFVVKKLNVPAVETMTRIYRLNYADPAEIKGLFEGMSVAGQVQETTAEGNVVTSSFLQGILSEYGKIASDKRTNSLIVTDIPSRFPMIEDAITQLDQPTPQVMIEAEILEVSTDYMEEIGIYFEDSGMIQITGSELATRFPFNTKGRFSGLTDSTSGYGTISAVGFDPLLNLLKQNQKTKVLARPKILTLSNQTAEIKITADTAIGTSTTDTDSSDYTEAERMETGVKLIVTPIVNKDSFVTIDIVSEVVDPKQSAFFDDYVDPHTRSAKATIRIKDGDTLIMGGLIKRDEDMTVRKVPFFGDIPIIGKVFRHTYKLNESKELIIFITPHIIKDSYYSMTQASDSIEREFSVDNSASKEEVVEQTLQEFN